Proteins co-encoded in one Rhopalosiphum maidis isolate BTI-1 chromosome 2, ASM367621v3, whole genome shotgun sequence genomic window:
- the LOC113553067 gene encoding THO complex subunit 2 isoform X3 gives MDKYEGWGLTEKTEFLSKCHELVKSSKSEFSLTITSNGNPTDLAKAILSLLIACIKGKIKTNLCLSILSDLCSNAEIASVVMDVFNYLDTDTALSDNGGLEREYFGNFVKESQKLLTDKLLKERLEIDSLKDIKLLNNIFSTKFIKIKTKLFYKQRKYNLFREESEGYSKLVTELNSDNMDPKIMVEIIKSLIGCFNLDPNRVLDIILDSFEHHTDNKAEHFFIPLLHDYMPESQRLTEVLAFKLRQVNNLTRSSYRLIAFLIQFNLIGLDNIYPWLTPDDKDIKTNWEKDIKNGQDYLRKASSMIITKAPESENVDDNIQPKPEENQKFCLCEAMLQIGDWNTAQVLIKRFPEYYAVEYPPIGDALCSLINQVIKPVYNQVFNLHSKAVKHSTDIQLNSRSLKHVLTLEEFHDVVIPMLITLGPGLHRDPVLMFKIVRIVREALTNEGIKNKDYIPSETGFYFDTLSLLDRVLLPTLSLAEGSSISEHLWTLLQLYPYHCRYALYNSWKNDTHKYHPKLLTKKVDVQKKARSVMKRLCKDNTKPSSRVIGKISHYAPGYLFDYILGQIQVFDNLASIVVECLKYMTSLSFDVLGYCIVETLGKSGQDRVKHDGTSISVWLQSTASFCGAIFKKHSVELTGILQYVANQLKTENSLDLLILKEIVLRMAGVEVMEQITPDQIEAMSGGDYLKTEAGYYNQIRNTKKSSIRLKESLLDNNLAVALCLLIAQQRHSVIYKEHESIHIKLAGQLYDQCQDTLVQYGTFLGSTFSMEEYINHLPSVHDLLDQHHVHMDVAFFLARPMFNHSINTRFDALRKADPNSKKSLAVRQTKYAEAHKEVMSSIVKSVVPLHPEKVWEDVSPGFLVTFWSLTLYDLCVPNEAYKREINKLKAQSSAMGDSKQASTKVKKEQERLGITIAKLNDEKKKQQEHVEKIFFMLNQEKDSWFLSRSIKAAKNETITQFLQLCLFPRCIFTHTDAMYCAKFVQTLHSLKTANFSTLLCYDRLLCDITYSVTLCTENEAHRYGIFLNEMLKNVTRWHSTKDIFEKECATYPGFVTKCKNSDQFVLSNNDHVGYENFRHVCHKWHYKITKAMMVCLESKDYVQIRNSLIILIKIVNHFPVLAKLATLIEKKVEKVREDEKDKRQDLYTLATSYCGLLKGRASQFLKDSDFHLVHEKVSQIKNIVDNKSDATKNNQSIKKKDEDTVPEAKTPPLPAVKVINGTSSTEWVEAEKKVIDNKVKTDKRPIKIPNSEKVNEKVIVQENITEVLKEEKFDESNEKKRDKRQRDDNVDRNDVTKPQVLTASPDVASNGSHTAEEKDIKRKKMDTSPITKQLMKHNPDIKSETNGSALIEKKDKKIKKSQSTDSTSLKETRKDRKLSRKRHERRDETTPELKRRKEDEKHVKSSADIRHDDIVGDKHRSSREKSPHPKEWSERTESRHKRHRTGDKRK, from the exons ATGGACAAGTATGAAGGTTGGGGTTTAACCGAAAAAACtgaatt TTTGTCAAAATGTCATGAACTTGTTAAAAGTTCTAAATCAGAATTTTCATTAACAATTACATCTAATGGCAATCCTACTG ATTTGGCCAAAGCTAttctttcattattaatagcatgtattaaaggaaaaattaaaacaaatctttgtttatctattttaagtGATTTA tgtTCGAATGCAGAAATAGCTTCTGTTGTAATGGATGTCTTTAATTACTTAGATACTGACACAGCCCTTTCAGATAACGGAGGAttagaaagagaatattttggaaatttcGTCAAAGAATCACAAAAG ttattgacTGACAAATTACTTAAAGAACGGTTAGAAATTGACTCATTAAAAgacattaagttattaaataatattttttctacaaaatttattaaaatcaaaactaaaCTTTt ctataaacaacgaaagtataatttatttcgtgAAGAATCTGAAGGCTATTCTAAATTAGTTACAGAATTAAATTCTGATAATATGGATCCTAAAATCAtggttgaaattattaaatcattgatTGGATGTTTCAACTTGGACCCAAATCGTGtgttagatataattttagattcattTGAACACCATACAGATAATAAagctgaacatttttttattccattaCTACATGATTATATGCCTGAATCACAAAGACTGACTGAAGTATTGGCATTTAAATTACGACAAGTGAATAATTTAACTCGCTCATCTTACAGATTGATTGCTTTTTTGattcaattcaatttaattggaCTGGATAACATTTATCCTTgg ttaactcCAGATGataaagatattaaaacaaattgggaaaaagatataaaaaatggACAAGATTATTTGAGAAAAGCTTCAAGTATGATCATAACAAAAGCACCGGAAtctgaaaatgttgatgataatattcagcctaaa cctgaagaaaatcaaaaattttgtttatgtgAAGCTATGTTACAAATTGGAGATTGGAATACTGCacaagtattaattaaaagattTCCAGAATACTATGCTGTAGAGTATCCTCCTATTGGCGATGCACTTTGCTCTCTTATAAATCAAGTCATTAAACCTGTTTATAACCA agttTTTAATCTTCATTCAAAAGCTGTAAAACATTCAACTGATATTCAACTAAATTCACGTTCTCTTAAACATGTACTAACACTAGAAGAATTTCATGATGTAGTTATACCTATGTTAATAACATTAGGTCCTGGACTACATCGTGATCCTGttcttatgtttaaaattgtcaGAATTGTTAGAGAAGCATTAACTAAT gaaggaattaaaaataaagattatattCCATCTGAAACGGGATTTTATTTTGACACTTTGTCATTATTGGATCGTGTCTTATTACCTACTCTTTCATTAGCAGAAGGAAGTAGTATTTCAGAGCATTTGTGGACTTTATTACAACTTTATCCTTATCACTGCAG GTATGCACTTTATAATAGTTGGAAAAATGatacacataaatatcatccaaaattattaacaaagaaAGTTGATGTACAGAAAAAAGCTAGATCTGTAATGAAACGTCTTTGTAAAGATAATACTAAACCATCTAGTCGTGTTATTGGGAAAATATCACATTATGCACCTGgctatttatttgattat atactGGGACAAATTCaagtatttgataatttgGCTAGCATTGTGGTTGAATGCTTAAAGTACATGACAAGTTTATCATTTGATGTTCTTGGATATTGTATTGTGGAAACATTAGGTAAAAGTGGCCAAGATCGAGTGAAACATGATGGTACTTCCATTTCAGTATGGCTTCAAAGTACGGCATCATTTTGTGGtgccatttttaaaaaacactcTGTCGAACTTACAGGAATTCTTCAATATGTAGCAAACcaattaaaaacagaaaatag TTTGGATCTTCTTATACTTAAAGAGATTGTGTTAAGAATGGCTGGTGTTGAGGTTATGGAACAAATAACCCCTGATCAAATTGAAGCTATGTCAGGtggtgattatttaaaaactgag gcTGGTTACTACAATCAAAttagaaatacaaaaaaatcttcTATTAGACTGAAAGAAtcattattagataataatttggcCGTTGCTTTATGTCTGTTAATTGCTCAACAAAGGCatagtgttatttataaagaacACGAATCTATTCATATCAAACTTGCTGGACAGCTCTATGATCaa tgTCAAGATACGTTGGTTCAATATGGTACATTTTTGGGGTCTACATTTTCAATGGAGGAATATATCAATCACTTGCCTTCTGTACATGATTTACTTGATCAACATCATGTTCATATGGATGtagcattttttttagctAGGCCTATGTTTAACCATTCTATTAAT actCGTTTTGATGCTTTGCGCAAAGCTGATCCCAATTCAAAGAAATCATTAGCTGTTAGGCAAACAAAATATGCAGAAGCTCATAAAGAAGTCATGTCATCTATTGTTAAATCTGTTGTTCCACTCCATCCTGAGAAAGTTTGGGAAGACGTGTCTCCTGGATTTTTAGTCACATTTTGGTCATTGACTTTATATGACTTATGTGTTCCAAATGAAGCCTATAAAcgagaaataaataaacttaaagcTCAGTCTTCAGCAATGGGAGATTCAAAACAAGCA AGtactaaagtaaaaaaagaacAAGAGCGATTAGGAATTACTATTGCTAAATTGaatgacgaaaaaaaaaaacaacaagagcacgttgaaaaaatattctttatgtTGAATCAg gaAAAAGATTCCTGGTTTTTATCTCGTTCAATTAAAGCAGCAAAAAATGAGACTATTACACAGTTTTTACAGCTATGTTTATTTCCCCGATGTATTTTTACACATACAGATGCTATGTATTGTGCTAAATTTGTTCAAACATTACATTCATTGAAAACTGCTAATTTTTCAACTCTTTTATGCTATGATAGA ttgttatgTGATATAACATATTCAGTAACACTATGCACAGAAAATGAAGCACATCGTTATGGTATATTTCTTAATGAAATGCTAAAAAATGTTACTCGTTGGCATTCAACCAAAGATATATTCGAAAAAGAATGTGCTACATATCCTGGGTTTGTGACTAAATGTAAGAATAGTGATCAATTTGTTCTATCTAACAATGATCATGTAGGGTATGAAAACTTCAGACATGTTTGTCATAAATGGCATTATAAGATAACTAAA gcCATGATGGTTTGTTTAGAGTCTAAAGATTATGTACAAATTCGTAACTCATTGATTATtctcataaaaattgttaatcatTTTCCTGTTCTGGCAAAATTAGCcacattaattgaaaaaaaggtAGAAAAGGTAAGAGAAGATGAAAAGGATAAACGACAAGATCTCTACACTTTAGCAACGTCTTATTGTGGGCTACTGAAAGGTAGAGCTAGTCAGTTTCTTAAGGACAGTGATTTCCATCTAGTTCACGAaaag gtaagtcaaataaaaaatattgttgataataaGTCTGATgctacaaaaaataatcaatctaTTAAGAAAAAAGATGAAGATACAGTTCCTGAAGCCAAAACTCCACCACTGCCTGctgttaaagttattaatggaACATCATCAACAG aatgggTTGAAGCTGAAAAGAAGGTTATTGATAACAAAGTGAAAACAGATAAACGACCTATAAAAATCCCAAATTCTGAAAAAGTCAA tgAAAAAGTTATAGTACAAGAGAATATCACAGAAGTATTGAAGGAAGAAAAATTTGATGAATCAAATGAGAAGAAAAGAGATAAACGACAAAGAGATGATAATGTTGACAga aatgATGTGACAAAACCGCAAGTACTTACTGCCAGTCCAG ATGTAGCAAGTAATGGTTCTCACACTGCTGAAGAAAAAG atataaaacgaaaaaaaatggatACCAGTCCAATTACGAAG CAACTCATGAAGCATAATCCCGACATTAAATCTGAGACAAATGGATCAGCTTTGATAGAGAAAAAAGATAAGAAGATTAAAAAATCACAATCTACTGATTCAACTTCACTAAAAGAAACTCGTAAAGATCGTAAATTAAGCCGCAAAAGA catgAACGACGTGATGAAACTACACCTGAATTAAAAAGACGCAAAGAAGACGAGAAac ATGTAAAATCATCAGCTGATATTCGTCATGATGACATAGTGGGTGATAAACATCGATCTAGTAga GAAAAGTCTCCTCATCCGAAAGAATGGTCCGAAAGAACTGAATCACGTCATAAAAG gcACAGGACAGGTGATAAAAGGAAATGA
- the LOC113553067 gene encoding THO complex subunit 2 isoform X2, which yields MDKYEGWGLTEKTEFLSKCHELVKSSKSEFSLTITSNGNPTDLAKAILSLLIACIKGKIKTNLCLSILSDLCSNAEIASVVMDVFNYLDTDTALSDNGGLEREYFGNFVKESQKLLTDKLLKERLEIDSLKDIKLLNNIFSTKFIKIKTKLFYKQRKYNLFREESEGYSKLVTELNSDNMDPKIMVEIIKSLIGCFNLDPNRVLDIILDSFEHHTDNKAEHFFIPLLHDYMPESQRLTEVLAFKLRQVNNLTRSSYRLIAFLIQFNLIGLDNIYPWLTPDDKDIKTNWEKDIKNGQDYLRKASSMIITKAPESENVDDNIQPKPEENQKFCLCEAMLQIGDWNTAQVLIKRFPEYYAVEYPPIGDALCSLINQVIKPVYNQVFNLHSKAVKHSTDIQLNSRSLKHVLTLEEFHDVVIPMLITLGPGLHRDPVLMFKIVRIVREALTNEGIKNKDYIPSETGFYFDTLSLLDRVLLPTLSLAEGSSISEHLWTLLQLYPYHCRYALYNSWKNDTHKYHPKLLTKKVDVQKKARSVMKRLCKDNTKPSSRVIGKISHYAPGYLFDYILGQIQVFDNLASIVVECLKYMTSLSFDVLGYCIVETLGKSGQDRVKHDGTSISVWLQSTASFCGAIFKKHSVELTGILQYVANQLKTENSLDLLILKEIVLRMAGVEVMEQITPDQIEAMSGGDYLKTEAGYYNQIRNTKKSSIRLKESLLDNNLAVALCLLIAQQRHSVIYKEHESIHIKLAGQLYDQCQDTLVQYGTFLGSTFSMEEYINHLPSVHDLLDQHHVHMDVAFFLARPMFNHSINTRFDALRKADPNSKKSLAVRQTKYAEAHKEVMSSIVKSVVPLHPEKVWEDVSPGFLVTFWSLTLYDLCVPNEAYKREINKLKAQSSAMGDSKQASTKVKKEQERLGITIAKLNDEKKKQQEHVEKIFFMLNQEKDSWFLSRSIKAAKNETITQFLQLCLFPRCIFTHTDAMYCAKFVQTLHSLKTANFSTLLCYDRLLCDITYSVTLCTENEAHRYGIFLNEMLKNVTRWHSTKDIFEKECATYPGFVTKCKNSDQFVLSNNDHVGYENFRHVCHKWHYKITKAMMVCLESKDYVQIRNSLIILIKIVNHFPVLAKLATLIEKKVEKVREDEKDKRQDLYTLATSYCGLLKGRASQFLKDSDFHLVHEKKKDEDTVPEAKTPPLPAVKVINGTSSTEWVEAEKKVIDNKVKTDKRPIKIPNSEKVNEKVIVQENITEVLKEEKFDESNEKKRDKRQRDDNVDRNDVTKPQVLTASPGSQPTNSHNKVQIPRINLSQISVCVVDVASNGSHTAEEKDIKRKKMDTSPITKQLMKHNPDIKSETNGSALIEKKDKKIKKSQSTDSTSLKETRKDRKLSRKRHERRDETTPELKRRKEDEKHVKSSADIRHDDIVGDKHRSSREKSPHPKEWSERTESRHKRHRTGDKRK from the exons ATGGACAAGTATGAAGGTTGGGGTTTAACCGAAAAAACtgaatt TTTGTCAAAATGTCATGAACTTGTTAAAAGTTCTAAATCAGAATTTTCATTAACAATTACATCTAATGGCAATCCTACTG ATTTGGCCAAAGCTAttctttcattattaatagcatgtattaaaggaaaaattaaaacaaatctttgtttatctattttaagtGATTTA tgtTCGAATGCAGAAATAGCTTCTGTTGTAATGGATGTCTTTAATTACTTAGATACTGACACAGCCCTTTCAGATAACGGAGGAttagaaagagaatattttggaaatttcGTCAAAGAATCACAAAAG ttattgacTGACAAATTACTTAAAGAACGGTTAGAAATTGACTCATTAAAAgacattaagttattaaataatattttttctacaaaatttattaaaatcaaaactaaaCTTTt ctataaacaacgaaagtataatttatttcgtgAAGAATCTGAAGGCTATTCTAAATTAGTTACAGAATTAAATTCTGATAATATGGATCCTAAAATCAtggttgaaattattaaatcattgatTGGATGTTTCAACTTGGACCCAAATCGTGtgttagatataattttagattcattTGAACACCATACAGATAATAAagctgaacatttttttattccattaCTACATGATTATATGCCTGAATCACAAAGACTGACTGAAGTATTGGCATTTAAATTACGACAAGTGAATAATTTAACTCGCTCATCTTACAGATTGATTGCTTTTTTGattcaattcaatttaattggaCTGGATAACATTTATCCTTgg ttaactcCAGATGataaagatattaaaacaaattgggaaaaagatataaaaaatggACAAGATTATTTGAGAAAAGCTTCAAGTATGATCATAACAAAAGCACCGGAAtctgaaaatgttgatgataatattcagcctaaa cctgaagaaaatcaaaaattttgtttatgtgAAGCTATGTTACAAATTGGAGATTGGAATACTGCacaagtattaattaaaagattTCCAGAATACTATGCTGTAGAGTATCCTCCTATTGGCGATGCACTTTGCTCTCTTATAAATCAAGTCATTAAACCTGTTTATAACCA agttTTTAATCTTCATTCAAAAGCTGTAAAACATTCAACTGATATTCAACTAAATTCACGTTCTCTTAAACATGTACTAACACTAGAAGAATTTCATGATGTAGTTATACCTATGTTAATAACATTAGGTCCTGGACTACATCGTGATCCTGttcttatgtttaaaattgtcaGAATTGTTAGAGAAGCATTAACTAAT gaaggaattaaaaataaagattatattCCATCTGAAACGGGATTTTATTTTGACACTTTGTCATTATTGGATCGTGTCTTATTACCTACTCTTTCATTAGCAGAAGGAAGTAGTATTTCAGAGCATTTGTGGACTTTATTACAACTTTATCCTTATCACTGCAG GTATGCACTTTATAATAGTTGGAAAAATGatacacataaatatcatccaaaattattaacaaagaaAGTTGATGTACAGAAAAAAGCTAGATCTGTAATGAAACGTCTTTGTAAAGATAATACTAAACCATCTAGTCGTGTTATTGGGAAAATATCACATTATGCACCTGgctatttatttgattat atactGGGACAAATTCaagtatttgataatttgGCTAGCATTGTGGTTGAATGCTTAAAGTACATGACAAGTTTATCATTTGATGTTCTTGGATATTGTATTGTGGAAACATTAGGTAAAAGTGGCCAAGATCGAGTGAAACATGATGGTACTTCCATTTCAGTATGGCTTCAAAGTACGGCATCATTTTGTGGtgccatttttaaaaaacactcTGTCGAACTTACAGGAATTCTTCAATATGTAGCAAACcaattaaaaacagaaaatag TTTGGATCTTCTTATACTTAAAGAGATTGTGTTAAGAATGGCTGGTGTTGAGGTTATGGAACAAATAACCCCTGATCAAATTGAAGCTATGTCAGGtggtgattatttaaaaactgag gcTGGTTACTACAATCAAAttagaaatacaaaaaaatcttcTATTAGACTGAAAGAAtcattattagataataatttggcCGTTGCTTTATGTCTGTTAATTGCTCAACAAAGGCatagtgttatttataaagaacACGAATCTATTCATATCAAACTTGCTGGACAGCTCTATGATCaa tgTCAAGATACGTTGGTTCAATATGGTACATTTTTGGGGTCTACATTTTCAATGGAGGAATATATCAATCACTTGCCTTCTGTACATGATTTACTTGATCAACATCATGTTCATATGGATGtagcattttttttagctAGGCCTATGTTTAACCATTCTATTAAT actCGTTTTGATGCTTTGCGCAAAGCTGATCCCAATTCAAAGAAATCATTAGCTGTTAGGCAAACAAAATATGCAGAAGCTCATAAAGAAGTCATGTCATCTATTGTTAAATCTGTTGTTCCACTCCATCCTGAGAAAGTTTGGGAAGACGTGTCTCCTGGATTTTTAGTCACATTTTGGTCATTGACTTTATATGACTTATGTGTTCCAAATGAAGCCTATAAAcgagaaataaataaacttaaagcTCAGTCTTCAGCAATGGGAGATTCAAAACAAGCA AGtactaaagtaaaaaaagaacAAGAGCGATTAGGAATTACTATTGCTAAATTGaatgacgaaaaaaaaaaacaacaagagcacgttgaaaaaatattctttatgtTGAATCAg gaAAAAGATTCCTGGTTTTTATCTCGTTCAATTAAAGCAGCAAAAAATGAGACTATTACACAGTTTTTACAGCTATGTTTATTTCCCCGATGTATTTTTACACATACAGATGCTATGTATTGTGCTAAATTTGTTCAAACATTACATTCATTGAAAACTGCTAATTTTTCAACTCTTTTATGCTATGATAGA ttgttatgTGATATAACATATTCAGTAACACTATGCACAGAAAATGAAGCACATCGTTATGGTATATTTCTTAATGAAATGCTAAAAAATGTTACTCGTTGGCATTCAACCAAAGATATATTCGAAAAAGAATGTGCTACATATCCTGGGTTTGTGACTAAATGTAAGAATAGTGATCAATTTGTTCTATCTAACAATGATCATGTAGGGTATGAAAACTTCAGACATGTTTGTCATAAATGGCATTATAAGATAACTAAA gcCATGATGGTTTGTTTAGAGTCTAAAGATTATGTACAAATTCGTAACTCATTGATTATtctcataaaaattgttaatcatTTTCCTGTTCTGGCAAAATTAGCcacattaattgaaaaaaaggtAGAAAAGGTAAGAGAAGATGAAAAGGATAAACGACAAGATCTCTACACTTTAGCAACGTCTTATTGTGGGCTACTGAAAGGTAGAGCTAGTCAGTTTCTTAAGGACAGTGATTTCCATCTAGTTCACGAaaag AAAAAAGATGAAGATACAGTTCCTGAAGCCAAAACTCCACCACTGCCTGctgttaaagttattaatggaACATCATCAACAG aatgggTTGAAGCTGAAAAGAAGGTTATTGATAACAAAGTGAAAACAGATAAACGACCTATAAAAATCCCAAATTCTGAAAAAGTCAA tgAAAAAGTTATAGTACAAGAGAATATCACAGAAGTATTGAAGGAAGAAAAATTTGATGAATCAAATGAGAAGAAAAGAGATAAACGACAAAGAGATGATAATGTTGACAga aatgATGTGACAAAACCGCAAGTACTTACTGCCAGTCCAGGTAGTCAACCTACTAATAGTCATAATAAAGTTCAGATCCCGAGGATTAATTTATCACAAATATCTGTTTGTGTTGTAGATGTAGCAAGTAATGGTTCTCACACTGCTGAAGAAAAAG atataaaacgaaaaaaaatggatACCAGTCCAATTACGAAG CAACTCATGAAGCATAATCCCGACATTAAATCTGAGACAAATGGATCAGCTTTGATAGAGAAAAAAGATAAGAAGATTAAAAAATCACAATCTACTGATTCAACTTCACTAAAAGAAACTCGTAAAGATCGTAAATTAAGCCGCAAAAGA catgAACGACGTGATGAAACTACACCTGAATTAAAAAGACGCAAAGAAGACGAGAAac ATGTAAAATCATCAGCTGATATTCGTCATGATGACATAGTGGGTGATAAACATCGATCTAGTAga GAAAAGTCTCCTCATCCGAAAGAATGGTCCGAAAGAACTGAATCACGTCATAAAAG gcACAGGACAGGTGATAAAAGGAAATGA